A DNA window from Mycolicibacter terrae contains the following coding sequences:
- a CDS encoding acyl-CoA dehydrogenase family protein, with protein MTSPLTDEESILVETVRLFVDREVKPTVRDVEHANTYPEAWIEQMKHLGIYGLAIPEEYGGNPVSMPCYVLITQELARGWMSLAGAMGGHTVVAKLLTLFGTEEQKQRYLPAMATGALRATMALTEPGGGSDLQNMTTTAVPAAAPDTLVINGAKTWISNARYSGLIALLAKTDPKATPRHSGISVLLVDNPIDGLTISRDLPKLGYKGVESCELSFDGCQVPATAVLGAVPGHGFAQMMKGLETGRIQVAARALGVATAALEDALAYAQQRESFGQPIWKHQSVGNYLADMATKLTAARQLTRYAAERYDSGQRCDMEAGMAKLFASETAMEIALNAVRIHGGYGYSTEYDVERYFRDAPLMIVGEGTNEIQRNVIAAQLVARGGI; from the coding sequence ATGACGTCCCCGCTGACCGACGAAGAGTCGATTCTGGTCGAGACCGTCCGCCTGTTCGTCGACCGGGAGGTGAAGCCGACCGTTCGCGATGTCGAACACGCCAACACCTATCCCGAGGCCTGGATCGAGCAGATGAAGCACCTCGGCATCTACGGGCTTGCCATCCCCGAGGAATACGGCGGCAACCCGGTGTCGATGCCGTGCTACGTACTGATCACCCAGGAGCTGGCGCGTGGCTGGATGAGCCTGGCCGGCGCGATGGGCGGGCACACCGTCGTGGCCAAACTCCTGACATTGTTCGGCACCGAGGAGCAGAAGCAGCGCTATCTGCCCGCCATGGCCACCGGCGCGCTGCGGGCCACCATGGCGCTGACCGAGCCGGGAGGCGGCAGCGACCTGCAGAACATGACCACCACCGCGGTGCCTGCTGCGGCACCCGACACGTTGGTGATCAACGGCGCCAAGACCTGGATCTCCAATGCTCGCTACTCGGGTTTGATCGCGCTGCTGGCCAAAACCGATCCGAAGGCCACCCCGCGGCACAGCGGGATCTCGGTGTTGCTGGTGGACAACCCGATTGACGGACTGACGATCTCCCGAGACCTGCCCAAGTTGGGCTACAAGGGCGTGGAGAGCTGTGAGCTGAGTTTCGACGGTTGCCAGGTGCCGGCCACGGCGGTGCTGGGCGCAGTACCGGGCCACGGCTTCGCCCAGATGATGAAGGGCCTGGAGACCGGTCGCATCCAGGTGGCGGCACGAGCCTTGGGGGTGGCGACCGCCGCGCTGGAGGACGCGCTGGCCTACGCCCAGCAACGGGAGAGTTTCGGTCAGCCGATCTGGAAGCATCAAAGTGTCGGTAACTATCTGGCCGACATGGCCACCAAACTGACCGCCGCCCGCCAGCTCACCCGCTACGCCGCCGAACGCTACGACAGCGGGCAGCGCTGCGACATGGAAGCCGGCATGGCCAAGCTGTTCGCCTCCGAGACGGCGATGGAGATCGCGCTGAACGCGGTGCGCATCCACGGCGGTTACGGCTACTCCACCGAGTACGACGTGGAACGCTACTTCCGGGACGCACCGCTGATGATCGTCGGCGAGGGCACCAACGAGATCCAGCGCAACGTGATCGCCGCACAGTTGGTGGCCCGCGGCGGGATCTAG
- a CDS encoding MaoC family dehydratase, translating to MTSGPYFDELQVGQVFDAAPAMTLTAGAAALHQAILGDRLRLPLDAELSRVVTGATTPLAHPGLVCDVAIGQSTLVTRRVKANLFYRGLAFFRFPVIGDTLFTRTEVVGLKQNSARPGREPTGLVALRVTTIDQVDRLVLDFYRCAMLPLSPGASDTGHRDDLSTVGAGLAAPPDVTAHWDAEEFRRRVPGPHFDHAEAGVKGAVLTSSGDVVSSAPELARLTLNIAATHHDSRVAGQRLVYGGHTIGLALAQACRLLPNLVTVLGWKSCDHTGPVHEGDTLYSELHVESAADNVLGLRSLVYAAGAAGETDRQVLDWRFTALQF from the coding sequence ATGACGAGCGGCCCCTACTTCGACGAACTCCAAGTCGGTCAGGTGTTCGACGCGGCCCCGGCGATGACGCTGACAGCCGGCGCCGCCGCACTGCATCAGGCGATCCTCGGCGACCGGCTGCGTCTGCCGCTGGACGCCGAGCTGTCCCGGGTGGTCACCGGGGCGACCACGCCGCTGGCCCACCCTGGCCTGGTGTGCGACGTCGCGATCGGGCAGTCCACGTTGGTCACCCGCCGTGTCAAGGCCAACCTGTTCTACCGGGGCCTGGCCTTCTTCCGATTCCCGGTGATCGGCGACACGCTGTTCACCCGCACCGAAGTCGTGGGGCTGAAACAGAACTCGGCGAGGCCCGGCCGGGAGCCCACCGGGCTGGTGGCGCTGCGGGTGACCACCATCGATCAGGTCGACCGGTTGGTGCTCGACTTCTACCGCTGCGCGATGCTGCCGCTGTCACCGGGTGCTTCCGACACCGGCCACCGCGACGATCTGTCCACCGTCGGCGCCGGACTCGCGGCGCCACCGGATGTCACCGCGCACTGGGACGCCGAAGAGTTCCGGCGGCGGGTTCCCGGCCCGCATTTCGACCATGCCGAGGCCGGCGTGAAAGGTGCCGTGCTGACCAGTAGCGGCGATGTGGTCAGCTCGGCCCCGGAATTGGCCCGCCTGACACTCAATATCGCTGCCACCCACCATGACTCGCGGGTGGCGGGGCAGCGCCTGGTCTACGGCGGCCACACCATCGGACTGGCGCTGGCGCAGGCCTGCCGTCTACTGCCGAATCTGGTCACGGTGCTGGGCTGGAAGTCCTGCGATCACACCGGTCCGGTCCACGAAGGCGACACCCTCTACAGCGAACTGCATGTCGAATCGGCCGCCGACAACGTCCTGGGGTTGCGATCTCTGGTCTATGCGGCCGGGGCCGCCGGCGAGACGGATCGTCAGGTGCTGGACTGGCGTTTCACCGCCCTGCAGTTCTAG